Proteins from one Thioflavicoccus mobilis 8321 genomic window:
- the metA gene encoding homoserine O-succinyltransferase MetA, giving the protein MPIVAHNALPTFARLRAEGQHILDPDRAIQQDIRELHIGLLNMMPDAALAATERQFFRLVGQSNQIAQFYVHPFTLEGLTRSAKAREYIEQYYEPFDKLREEGLDALIVTGANVTGQDLAREPFWEPLIEVIDWAYEHVTSTLCSCLATHAVLQFRYAQRRRPLPAKRWGVFVHRVVNRSHPLVENVNTLFDVPHSRFNEVSRAQFDAAGLPVLVESEEASVHLATSADGFRLIFFQGHPEYDTVSLLKEYKREVRRFAAGERVDYPPFPQHYFPLREQAILEEHREHVLKALDRGRPPPGLPEELIAARLDNTWHDTAEGVVGNWMGLVYMVTDSHRRNPFMPHVNPQDPLGLTRQ; this is encoded by the coding sequence ATGCCTATCGTCGCCCACAACGCCCTTCCGACCTTCGCCCGGCTACGCGCCGAGGGACAGCACATCCTCGACCCGGATCGCGCGATCCAGCAGGATATCCGCGAACTCCACATCGGGCTCTTGAACATGATGCCGGACGCCGCGCTGGCGGCGACCGAGCGCCAGTTCTTCCGGCTCGTTGGGCAGAGCAATCAGATCGCCCAGTTCTATGTCCATCCGTTCACACTCGAGGGGCTGACACGCTCGGCGAAGGCGCGCGAATATATCGAACAGTACTATGAGCCTTTCGACAAGCTGCGTGAGGAAGGGCTCGACGCGCTCATCGTGACTGGGGCGAACGTCACGGGCCAGGACCTGGCCCGTGAACCGTTTTGGGAACCGTTGATCGAGGTCATCGACTGGGCCTACGAGCATGTGACCTCGACGCTCTGCTCATGTCTGGCGACCCACGCAGTACTGCAATTCCGATATGCTCAACGTCGCCGACCGCTGCCAGCAAAGCGGTGGGGAGTTTTCGTCCATCGCGTAGTGAACCGGAGTCACCCCCTTGTCGAGAACGTCAATACCCTTTTCGACGTGCCTCATTCGCGCTTCAACGAGGTCAGCCGGGCCCAGTTCGATGCCGCTGGCCTGCCAGTGCTCGTCGAGAGCGAGGAAGCCAGCGTTCATCTGGCCACCAGCGCCGACGGCTTTCGGCTCATCTTCTTCCAAGGCCATCCCGAGTACGACACGGTCTCGTTGCTAAAGGAGTACAAGCGGGAAGTGCGACGTTTCGCGGCCGGCGAGCGGGTCGATTATCCGCCTTTCCCACAGCACTATTTTCCGCTGCGCGAGCAAGCCATCCTTGAGGAGCACCGCGAGCATGTGCTGAAGGCGCTCGATCGCGGTCGCCCGCCACCGGGGTTGCCGGAGGAGCTGATCGCGGCACGACTCGACAATACCTGGCACGACACGGCCGAAGGGGTAGTCGGCAACTGGATGGGCCTGGTCTACATGGTCACGGACAGCCATCGCCGAAATCCCTTCATGCCGCACGTAAATCCACAAGATCCACTCGGCCTGACCCGCCAGTGA
- the soeA gene encoding sulfite dehydrogenase subunit SoeA, whose amino-acid sequence MQDPVSFSDRAIGRVEVKETTCYMCACRCGIRVHLRDGEVRYIEGNPKHPLNQGVICAKGSSGIMKQYSPARLTRPLRRKPGAERGASDFEVISWEEAFSVLAERLERLRAEDPKRFALFTGRDQMQALTGLFAKQFGTPNYAAHGGFCSVNMAAGLIYTIGGSFWEFGGPDLDRAKLFVMIGTAEDHHSNPLKIAISEFKRRGGRFISINPIRTGYSAIADEWVAIRPGTDGALLLALIHEIIKQGLYDRDFLVQYTNAAELVVDDPEREDYGLFFRAEMHVEEGCFDPDNKLWWDREVGPIGTHTPGADPRLLGAYKLDDGTPVKPSFQLLKERVEDYTPEWAERITGIPAETIRRLAHEMGITARDQKIELPIQWTDCWDNEHASVTGNPVAFHAMRGLAAHSNGFQTIRALGILMTVLGTIDRPGGFRHRAPFPRPIPPCPKPPHGPEAVQPNTPLDGMPLGWPARPEDLFVDEQGEAVRLDKAFSWEYPLSVHGLMHNVITNAWRGDPYPIDTLLLFMANMAWNSTMNTSAVREMLVDKDENGEYKIPFLVVCDAFSSEMVAFADLVLPDTTYLERHDVFSMLDRPISEFDGPVDAVRIPVVPPKGECKPFQDVLIELGTRLGLPAFVSEDGRRKYRDYPDFIVNYETSPGSGIGFLAGWRGKGGEKFLKGEPNPRQWEMYASNGCVYHHELPRSYQYMRNWNKGYLHWARAHSMTRYAEPIVLHVYSEVLQRFRLAAQGKRPGRQPPERLRQRVATHFDPLPFYYEPLETGLIDTHRYPLNALTQRPMAMYHSWDSQNAWLRQIHSHNYLFMSPRVGAANGFDDGDWVWVESPHGKVRCQCRFSEAVEPGTVWTWNAIGKAAGAWGLSAQADEARKGFLLNHLIAEELPANPAGAHLSNADPVTGQAAWFDLRVRVYKAAGDEPAVTSPQFAPMPRLPGQERRRGKWQAYVAGMFKK is encoded by the coding sequence ATGCAGGATCCCGTGAGTTTTTCCGACCGCGCCATCGGCCGGGTCGAGGTCAAGGAAACGACCTGTTACATGTGTGCCTGCCGCTGCGGGATCCGGGTCCACCTGCGCGACGGCGAGGTGCGTTATATCGAGGGCAACCCCAAGCATCCCCTGAACCAAGGGGTGATCTGCGCCAAGGGTTCCTCCGGCATCATGAAGCAATATTCGCCCGCGCGTCTGACCCGGCCGCTGCGGCGCAAACCGGGCGCGGAGCGCGGGGCCTCGGATTTCGAGGTCATCAGCTGGGAGGAGGCCTTTTCGGTCCTTGCCGAGCGTCTCGAGCGGCTGCGGGCCGAAGACCCGAAACGCTTTGCGCTCTTCACCGGCCGCGATCAGATGCAGGCCCTGACGGGACTCTTCGCCAAGCAGTTCGGGACGCCGAACTATGCGGCCCACGGTGGTTTCTGCTCGGTCAATATGGCAGCGGGGCTGATCTACACGATCGGCGGATCGTTTTGGGAATTCGGCGGCCCGGATCTCGACCGGGCCAAGCTCTTCGTCATGATCGGCACGGCCGAGGATCACCACTCCAACCCGCTCAAGATCGCGATCTCCGAGTTCAAGCGCCGTGGCGGACGCTTCATCTCGATCAACCCGATCCGCACCGGCTACTCGGCGATCGCCGACGAATGGGTTGCGATCCGCCCCGGCACGGACGGTGCTCTGCTGCTCGCCCTCATCCACGAGATCATCAAGCAGGGTCTCTACGATCGCGACTTCCTGGTCCAGTACACGAACGCCGCGGAGTTGGTCGTCGACGACCCGGAGCGTGAGGACTACGGCCTGTTCTTCCGTGCCGAGATGCACGTCGAGGAGGGCTGCTTCGACCCGGACAACAAGCTCTGGTGGGATCGCGAGGTTGGCCCGATCGGCACGCACACCCCCGGAGCGGATCCGCGCTTGTTGGGGGCCTACAAGCTCGATGACGGCACACCCGTGAAGCCGTCGTTCCAGCTCCTGAAGGAGCGGGTCGAGGACTACACCCCGGAGTGGGCCGAACGGATCACCGGCATACCGGCCGAGACCATTCGCCGCCTGGCCCACGAGATGGGCATCACGGCCCGCGATCAGAAGATCGAGCTGCCGATCCAATGGACCGACTGCTGGGACAACGAGCACGCCTCGGTCACCGGCAACCCGGTCGCCTTCCATGCGATGCGCGGGCTCGCGGCCCACTCCAACGGTTTTCAGACCATTCGGGCGCTCGGCATCCTGATGACGGTGCTCGGCACCATCGACCGCCCCGGCGGTTTCCGTCATCGGGCGCCGTTCCCGCGGCCGATCCCGCCCTGTCCGAAGCCGCCGCACGGCCCGGAGGCCGTGCAACCGAACACGCCGCTCGACGGGATGCCGCTGGGGTGGCCGGCGCGGCCCGAGGACCTCTTCGTCGACGAACAGGGCGAGGCCGTGCGCCTCGACAAGGCCTTCTCGTGGGAGTACCCGCTCTCGGTCCACGGCCTGATGCACAACGTCATCACCAATGCTTGGCGCGGCGATCCCTATCCGATCGACACATTGCTGCTGTTCATGGCCAACATGGCCTGGAACTCGACGATGAACACCAGCGCCGTGCGCGAGATGCTGGTCGACAAGGACGAGAACGGCGAGTACAAGATTCCGTTTCTGGTGGTCTGCGACGCTTTCTCCTCCGAGATGGTCGCTTTTGCCGATCTGGTGCTGCCCGACACCACCTATCTCGAGCGCCACGATGTCTTTTCGATGCTCGATCGGCCGATCTCGGAGTTCGATGGCCCGGTCGACGCGGTGCGCATCCCGGTCGTTCCGCCGAAGGGCGAATGCAAACCGTTCCAGGACGTGCTGATCGAGCTTGGCACCCGGCTCGGGCTGCCGGCCTTCGTCAGCGAGGACGGGCGACGCAAGTACCGCGACTATCCGGACTTCATCGTCAACTACGAGACCTCGCCCGGCTCAGGCATCGGCTTTCTCGCTGGCTGGCGCGGCAAGGGCGGGGAGAAGTTCCTCAAAGGCGAGCCCAACCCGCGCCAGTGGGAGATGTATGCGAGCAACGGCTGCGTCTATCACCACGAACTGCCGCGCTCCTATCAGTACATGCGCAACTGGAACAAGGGTTATCTGCACTGGGCGCGCGCCCACAGCATGACCCGGTACGCCGAGCCCATCGTGCTCCATGTCTATTCGGAGGTCTTGCAGCGCTTCCGCCTCGCCGCCCAGGGCAAGCGGCCCGGCCGCCAGCCGCCGGAGCGGTTGCGCCAGCGGGTTGCGACGCATTTCGATCCGCTGCCCTTCTATTATGAGCCGCTCGAGACGGGGCTGATCGACACCCACCGCTATCCGCTCAACGCCCTGACCCAGCGGCCGATGGCCATGTACCACAGTTGGGACAGCCAGAACGCCTGGCTGCGCCAGATCCACAGCCATAACTATTTGTTCATGAGTCCACGCGTCGGGGCCGCCAATGGTTTCGACGACGGTGACTGGGTCTGGGTCGAGTCCCCACACGGCAAGGTCCGTTGCCAGTGCCGGTTCTCCGAAGCGGTGGAGCCCGGCACCGTCTGGACCTGGAATGCGATCGGCAAGGCGGCCGGTGCTTGGGGGCTCTCGGCGCAGGCCGACGAGGCGCGCAAGGGCTTCCTGCTCAATCACTTAATTGCCGAGGAATTGCCCGCCAATCCGGCCGGAGCCCACCTTTCGAACGCCGACCCGGTGACCGGCCAGGCCGCCTGGTTCGACCTGCGCGTGCGCGTCTACAAGGCCGCCGGCGACGAGCCGGCCGTGACGTCGCCGCAGTTCGCGCCGATGCCGCGGCTGCCCGGGCAGGAACGGCGACGCGGCAAGTGGCAGGCCTATGTGGCCGGCATGTTCAAGAAGTAA
- the soeB gene encoding sulfite dehydrogenase subunit SoeB encodes MTQLALVIDLNVCVGCQACVTSCKQWNTSGWAGPLVDQNPYDAEPSGTFFNRVQTFEIGSFPDTETVHFPKSCLHCEEPPCVPVCPTGASYKRADNGVVLVDYDKCIGCKYCSWACPYGVREVDVQQRVMKKCTLCIERITDESLTERERKPACVLACPTSARLFGDVHDPNSAVSVAIREEGGYQLMSEWGTKPSNHYLPRRKIRRHLDPDEIIRVDNPLRKEDLTTYTDEETLDDVTW; translated from the coding sequence ATGACCCAACTCGCGCTCGTTATCGATCTCAATGTCTGCGTCGGCTGCCAGGCCTGCGTGACCTCCTGCAAGCAGTGGAACACCTCCGGCTGGGCCGGTCCGCTGGTCGATCAGAACCCCTACGATGCGGAGCCGTCGGGGACCTTCTTCAACCGGGTCCAGACCTTCGAGATCGGCTCTTTCCCGGATACCGAAACGGTCCACTTCCCTAAGAGCTGCCTGCATTGCGAGGAGCCGCCTTGCGTGCCTGTCTGCCCAACCGGGGCGTCTTACAAGCGGGCCGACAACGGGGTCGTGCTCGTCGACTACGACAAGTGCATCGGCTGCAAGTACTGCTCGTGGGCCTGCCCGTACGGGGTCCGTGAGGTCGACGTTCAGCAGCGGGTGATGAAGAAGTGCACCCTGTGCATCGAGCGGATCACCGATGAGAGCCTGACCGAGCGCGAGCGCAAGCCCGCTTGCGTACTCGCTTGCCCGACGAGCGCACGGCTCTTCGGCGACGTGCACGATCCGAATTCGGCGGTCTCGGTCGCGATTCGCGAGGAAGGCGGCTATCAGCTGATGTCCGAGTGGGGGACCAAGCCATCGAATCACTATCTGCCGCGGCGCAAGATACGTCGGCACCTCGATCCGGACGAGATCATCCGCGTCGACAACCCGCTGCGCAAGGAGGACCTCACCACGTACACGGACGAAGAGACCCTGGACGACGTCACCTGGTAG
- the soeC gene encoding sulfite dehydrogenase subunit SoeC, giving the protein MHPAFSVIFLTTLIGAGQGLFLALYTGQLYALAHLLPPQEPGFYVLGSTLALVLLVGGLLASFFHLGRPERAWRAASCWRTSWLSREVILLPILMVCVFAYGLAHGLGWTNPLITIQDTLPLDATLIIGALGTLASFALFVCTAMIYAHVRFLEEWHSPLTVANFTFLGIASGFMLAAAYSAYRGDQLVAFFGTWAVVATLLGMVSRLASLARNRRLKPKSTVQTAIGVRHQAIEQLTQGFTGGSFNTREFFHHEGPGTLSMVRGLYLALVFPLPVALIGVAYVIESPTLPIAAFLIQYLGLIGERWSFFAEARHPQNLYYQRVA; this is encoded by the coding sequence ATGCACCCGGCATTCTCTGTCATCTTCCTCACGACCCTGATCGGCGCCGGTCAAGGTCTGTTTCTGGCCCTGTACACGGGTCAGCTCTATGCACTGGCCCATCTTCTGCCGCCGCAGGAGCCCGGCTTCTACGTCCTCGGCAGCACGCTCGCGCTCGTCCTGCTCGTCGGCGGGCTGCTCGCCTCCTTCTTCCATCTCGGCCGGCCCGAGCGGGCCTGGCGGGCGGCGAGTTGCTGGCGCACCTCGTGGCTGTCGCGCGAGGTCATCCTGTTGCCGATTCTGATGGTTTGCGTCTTCGCCTACGGTCTCGCCCACGGCCTCGGCTGGACCAACCCCTTGATCACGATCCAAGACACGCTGCCGCTCGACGCGACCCTGATCATCGGCGCCCTCGGGACGCTGGCGAGCTTCGCCCTGTTCGTCTGCACGGCCATGATCTATGCCCATGTCCGCTTCCTAGAGGAGTGGCACTCGCCACTGACGGTTGCGAATTTCACCTTCCTCGGCATCGCTTCGGGTTTCATGTTGGCCGCGGCCTATTCCGCCTACCGCGGCGACCAACTGGTCGCCTTTTTCGGCACCTGGGCCGTCGTCGCGACCCTGCTCGGCATGGTCTCGCGGCTCGCGTCGCTGGCGCGCAATCGCCGGCTCAAGCCGAAGAGCACGGTACAGACGGCGATCGGGGTGCGTCATCAGGCCATCGAGCAGCTCACGCAGGGCTTTACCGGCGGGTCCTTCAATACGCGCGAGTTCTTCCATCATGAGGGGCCGGGGACATTGTCGATGGTGCGCGGGCTTTATCTAGCGCTGGTGTTCCCGCTGCCGGTGGCGCTGATCGGCGTCGCCTATGTCATCGAGTCGCCGACGCTGCCGATCGCGGCCTTTCTGATCCAATACCTCGGGCTGATCGGCGAGCGCTGGTCCTTCTTCGCCGAGGCCCGTCACCCGCAGAACCTCTACTACCAACGCGTTGCCTGA
- a CDS encoding YceI family protein — MVTSKRLPALALAAALALPGLATAEDYVIDTEGGHAFIQFRIPHLGYSWLYGRFDEFSGHFSYDEDDPNASEVAVTIKTASIDSNHAERDKHLRGEDFLDVSRYPEASFKSTSFTETGDGKAVLKGDLTLHGVTKPITIDVTEIGHGPDPWGGYRRGFQGSTRFALKDFGIDRDLGPASRDVEMILSVEGIRQD, encoded by the coding sequence ATGGTGACAAGCAAGCGACTCCCCGCACTCGCCCTCGCCGCAGCGCTGGCCCTCCCCGGCCTGGCCACAGCCGAGGACTACGTGATCGATACCGAGGGCGGTCACGCCTTCATCCAGTTCCGCATCCCCCACCTCGGCTACAGCTGGCTCTACGGCCGCTTCGACGAGTTCTCGGGTCATTTCAGCTACGACGAGGACGACCCGAATGCGTCCGAGGTCGCAGTCACGATCAAGACGGCGAGCATCGACTCGAACCACGCCGAACGCGACAAACACCTGCGGGGCGAGGACTTCCTCGATGTGAGCCGGTATCCCGAGGCCAGCTTCAAGAGCACGTCCTTTACCGAGACGGGTGACGGCAAGGCCGTTCTGAAAGGCGACCTCACCCTGCACGGCGTCACCAAACCGATCACGATCGACGTCACCGAGATCGGCCACGGTCCGGATCCCTGGGGCGGCTACCGACGCGGCTTCCAGGGCAGCACCCGGTTCGCGCTGAAGGATTTCGGCATCGATCGGGATCTGGGGCCAGCCTCGCGCGACGTCGAGATGATCCTGAGCGTCGAGGGGATCCGCCAGGATTAG
- a CDS encoding cytochrome b, giving the protein MWLNTEERYGLVAVLLHWLIAAVIVGLFALGLWMVELTYYDPWYRRAPELHKGIGVLLLLTVLLRLGWRLINTTPGPESGQSPLEQRLARLTHALLYLLLLLVMASGYLISTADGRPIEVFGLFSVPATLTGLPNQADVAGDVHLILAIALVILASVHALAALKHHFIDRDATLLRMLGRHPPRR; this is encoded by the coding sequence ATGTGGCTTAATACCGAAGAACGCTACGGCCTGGTTGCGGTGCTATTGCACTGGCTGATCGCGGCCGTGATCGTCGGCCTGTTCGCGTTGGGGCTCTGGATGGTCGAACTGACCTATTACGATCCTTGGTACAGGCGGGCACCGGAGCTGCACAAGGGCATCGGCGTACTGCTGTTGCTCACTGTGCTGCTGCGCCTCGGGTGGCGACTGATCAACACCACGCCTGGCCCTGAGTCAGGTCAGTCGCCCCTCGAGCAGCGCCTGGCGCGCCTCACGCATGCCCTCCTCTATCTGCTCCTCCTCCTCGTGATGGCGAGCGGTTATTTGATCTCGACCGCCGATGGCCGACCGATCGAGGTGTTCGGCCTGTTCAGCGTCCCGGCAACGCTGACCGGGCTGCCGAACCAGGCCGATGTGGCTGGCGATGTCCATCTGATCCTCGCCATTGCGCTGGTGATCCTTGCCAGTGTCCACGCCCTGGCGGCGCTCAAGCACCACTTCATCGACCGGGATGCGACCCTGTTGCGGATGCTCGGGCGCCACCCCCCGCGACGCTAA
- a CDS encoding alpha-L-glutamate ligase-like protein yields MIRFISPAQLRRLGIIGMNRRNVGYVGRCNPRKNYPLVDNKLKTKAAAQRMAIPVPALYGVIDHQYQVNRIDSLLESLAGFVIKPVQGSGGKGILVVSGRREGSFVQPSGRSIAVEEVRRHLSNILAGLHSLGGRNDCAMIEALIDFAPYFRDYSHQGVPDIRVIVYRGVPVMAMLRCATSASGGKANLHQGAVGIGIDIGSGRSICAVQHNRIIERHPDTGAAFDRLVVPHWPEILDLAGRCADMSGLGYLGADIVLDRQRGPMLLELNARPGLAIQVANRTGLQHRLLEADRINRETNDHGEKLRLARQRFAVASEVADSSKDRGISAEAKVLVNCG; encoded by the coding sequence ATGATCCGATTCATCTCCCCCGCCCAGCTGCGCCGCCTCGGCATCATCGGCATGAACCGCCGCAACGTGGGCTACGTCGGGCGCTGTAACCCGCGCAAGAACTACCCGCTCGTCGACAACAAGCTGAAGACGAAGGCCGCGGCTCAGCGGATGGCCATCCCGGTCCCGGCCCTGTATGGCGTGATCGACCATCAATACCAGGTCAACCGCATCGACTCGTTGCTCGAGAGCCTCGCCGGCTTCGTCATCAAGCCGGTACAGGGCAGCGGCGGAAAGGGCATCCTCGTCGTGAGCGGCCGTCGAGAGGGGTCTTTCGTGCAACCGAGCGGCCGGTCGATCGCTGTCGAGGAGGTTCGCCGCCACCTATCGAATATCCTCGCGGGTCTGCACAGCCTCGGCGGTCGCAACGATTGTGCGATGATCGAGGCGCTGATCGACTTCGCCCCCTATTTCCGGGATTACAGTCATCAGGGCGTCCCGGACATCCGCGTCATCGTCTATCGCGGGGTACCGGTCATGGCGATGCTGCGCTGCGCGACCAGCGCCTCCGGCGGCAAGGCGAATCTCCATCAGGGTGCCGTCGGCATCGGCATCGACATCGGCTCGGGCCGCAGCATTTGTGCCGTGCAACACAACCGGATCATCGAGCGACACCCGGACACCGGGGCCGCATTCGACCGCCTCGTCGTCCCCCACTGGCCGGAGATCCTCGACCTGGCCGGACGTTGCGCCGACATGTCGGGGCTCGGCTATCTGGGCGCCGACATCGTGCTCGACAGACAGCGCGGCCCAATGCTGCTCGAGCTCAATGCGCGGCCGGGACTGGCCATCCAGGTGGCGAACCGGACCGGCCTACAGCACCGCTTGCTCGAGGCTGATAGAATCAACCGCGAGACCAACGATCACGGCGAGAAGCTGCGTCTCGCGAGACAACGCTTCGCCGTCGCGAGCGAGGTTGCCGACTCGTCGAAGGATCGCGGTATCTCCGCCGAGGCGAAGGTCTTGGTAAACTGCGGCTGA
- a CDS encoding inactive transglutaminase family protein has translation MIASRVKVALVAGTLLAIGLGLTLYKVTYLGFSLLPGDNREVWTIESKIAFNPGDSPLSIALNLPTPRAGWVVLEENFASSGFGFSIKEQGKQRTALWTRQQLAEPTTLYYKIQTYRAKRTGLTDTPPPQIVKPLLEADQEAAITRLVSNLKARSDNATTFAALMIQTLNRDPLDPDVEFLLSTYQANRVSVMLDILAYAGIPAQRVRGIVLEDGRRRQRISALIEVHGANGWTVLDPVTAATGLPDRFFVWERGEEPILKVAGGHDSSLEFALLSNNVSAKNIVRMGQQNSQSALLDFSIYALPIEQQGVFKGLLLIPVAAFVVVLMRIFVGIRTSGTFMPVLIALAFLQTTLLVGLAIFVVLVAVGLWIRSWLSHLNLLLVARVSAVVIVVVLLMALLALISYKLGMIQALTVTFFPTIILSWTIERMSILWEEEGAHEVLIQGGGSLLVAVLAYLVMANQIVAHLTFNFPELLISLLGVILLLGKYTGYRLTELYRFRELAHRQ, from the coding sequence ATGATCGCATCCAGGGTGAAAGTGGCCCTCGTCGCCGGCACGCTGCTGGCCATTGGCCTAGGCTTAACCCTCTACAAGGTGACCTATCTCGGGTTTTCTCTGCTACCCGGTGACAACCGCGAGGTCTGGACCATCGAGTCGAAGATCGCGTTCAATCCTGGAGATTCACCGCTGTCTATCGCCCTGAATCTCCCAACCCCTCGCGCCGGCTGGGTGGTTCTCGAAGAGAATTTCGCATCGTCCGGGTTCGGATTCTCAATCAAGGAGCAAGGCAAACAACGCACGGCGCTGTGGACCCGACAACAGCTAGCAGAACCCACCACGCTCTACTACAAGATCCAGACGTATCGGGCCAAGAGGACCGGGCTCACCGATACGCCGCCACCACAGATCGTCAAGCCTCTCCTCGAGGCGGATCAAGAGGCTGCGATAACGCGTTTGGTCAGCAACCTGAAAGCGCGCTCGGACAACGCGACCACCTTCGCGGCCCTGATGATCCAGACGCTGAACCGCGATCCATTGGATCCGGACGTCGAGTTCCTGTTGAGCACCTATCAAGCCAATCGGGTCTCTGTCATGCTCGACATCCTCGCCTACGCCGGGATCCCGGCCCAGCGCGTGCGCGGCATCGTCCTCGAAGACGGCCGGCGCCGGCAGCGGATCAGCGCCCTGATCGAGGTGCATGGCGCAAATGGCTGGACAGTGCTCGATCCGGTCACCGCGGCGACCGGACTGCCGGACCGGTTCTTCGTCTGGGAACGTGGTGAGGAGCCGATATTGAAGGTCGCCGGTGGCCACGATTCGAGCCTCGAATTCGCGCTGCTCAGCAACAACGTATCGGCCAAGAACATCGTGCGCATGGGCCAGCAGAATAGCCAATCGGCCCTGCTCGACTTCTCCATCTATGCCCTGCCCATCGAGCAGCAAGGCGTGTTCAAAGGGCTCCTACTGATACCGGTGGCGGCCTTCGTCGTAGTCCTGATGCGGATCTTCGTCGGCATCCGCACCTCGGGCACCTTCATGCCGGTTCTGATCGCGCTGGCCTTCCTCCAGACGACGCTCCTCGTCGGTTTGGCGATCTTCGTGGTCCTGGTCGCCGTCGGGCTGTGGATCCGCTCCTGGCTCAGCCATCTCAATCTGCTGCTCGTCGCCCGCGTCTCGGCCGTGGTGATCGTAGTGGTCCTCCTGATGGCCCTACTCGCGCTCATCAGCTACAAGCTCGGGATGATCCAGGCCCTGACGGTCACCTTCTTCCCAACCATCATTCTCTCCTGGACGATCGAGCGGATGTCGATCCTCTGGGAGGAAGAAGGTGCCCACGAGGTCTTGATTCAGGGCGGCGGTAGTCTGCTAGTGGCGGTTCTGGCCTATCTGGTGATGGCGAACCAGATCGTCGCCCACCTGACCTTCAACTTCCCCGAACTCCTGATCAGTCTGCTCGGCGTCATCCTGCTGCTCGGCAAATACACCGGCTACCGTCTCACGGAGCTCTATCGCTTTCGTGAGCTGGCACATCGGCAATGA
- a CDS encoding ATP-dependent zinc protease family protein → MQAALFPVRFADIPLALWILLTLFSLAGCEATPIRDEPVSQPPPPQAAAESCPEPTVVEKVVFTSYDCPSEPETGGELQLPIIGAVEWITVDPPGLRLEARIDTGAETTSIHADDIELVEIDGKRFVRYVLTDRESDATYPMETRLRRRALIKQQEGVLEPRYVVRLWLTLGEFRARAEVTLTDRSDMEYPLLIGRNMLTDVAIVDVSQHHTLLR, encoded by the coding sequence ATGCAGGCAGCCTTGTTCCCGGTTCGTTTCGCCGATATTCCACTCGCGCTCTGGATCCTGTTGACCCTGTTCTCGCTGGCTGGTTGCGAGGCTACCCCGATCAGGGACGAGCCCGTCTCTCAACCGCCCCCCCCGCAGGCCGCCGCCGAGTCATGTCCGGAGCCGACAGTCGTCGAAAAGGTGGTATTCACTTCCTACGACTGTCCGAGCGAGCCGGAGACGGGTGGCGAACTGCAACTGCCGATCATCGGTGCGGTAGAGTGGATCACCGTCGATCCGCCCGGCCTGCGCCTCGAGGCCCGTATCGACACAGGTGCGGAGACTACGTCGATCCATGCCGATGACATCGAGCTGGTCGAGATCGATGGCAAGCGCTTCGTGCGCTATGTGCTGACCGATCGCGAGTCGGACGCAACCTACCCAATGGAGACGCGCCTGCGACGTCGAGCCTTGATCAAGCAGCAGGAAGGGGTTCTCGAACCCCGCTACGTCGTCCGCCTTTGGCTGACACTGGGCGAGTTCCGTGCCCGGGCCGAGGTAACCCTAACTGATCGCTCGGACATGGAGTACCCGCTGCTGATCGGGCGCAACATGCTGACCGACGTCGCCATCGTCGACGTCAGCCAACATCACACCCTGTTGAGGTAG